In Psychrilyobacter piezotolerans, the following proteins share a genomic window:
- the dut gene encoding dUTP diphosphatase, translating into MKKVEVKIITEEGVALPKYMTDGAAGMDVCAHIEKPVTLKSLERQLIPTGIVMEIPFGYEVQVRPRSGLAMKHGITLVNSPGTIDSDYRGEVGIILINLSSDEYTINPMERIGQLVLQKVYKMEFVETDKVEKSKRSTGGFGHTGK; encoded by the coding sequence ATGAAAAAAGTAGAAGTCAAGATAATAACGGAGGAAGGTGTAGCCCTTCCAAAATATATGACAGATGGTGCAGCTGGAATGGATGTATGTGCCCATATTGAAAAACCTGTAACTCTAAAAAGTTTGGAAAGGCAGTTGATTCCTACTGGGATTGTCATGGAGATACCATTTGGGTATGAGGTTCAGGTAAGGCCTAGAAGCGGGCTGGCAATGAAACATGGAATAACCCTGGTAAACTCTCCTGGAACCATAGATTCAGATTACAGAGGAGAGGTAGGGATAATCCTGATCAACCTCAGTTCGGATGAGTACACTATAAATCCCATGGAAAGAATTGGGCAGCTTGTCCTTCAAAAGGTCTATAAGATGGAATTTGTTGAAACGGATAAGGTGGAAAAAAGCAAAAGATCTACAGGTGGATTTGGTCATACAGGGAAATAG
- a CDS encoding M16 family metallopeptidase, protein MIIEKKLKNGIPVFFDKIDGIQSVTIGIFVGTGSKDEKAGEYGVSHLLEHMMFKGTSRRTAKELSEEIDDVGGNINAYTGKETTAYYIQLLSSRLEVGVDILSDMFLNSTFSDENLEKEKKVVIEEINMYEDIPEEKVHDINSTFAISGDQSNIVLGSIESVNGISREILVDYFNRRYTPENMVISLAGNMDIDKVMEMLEDTMGSIEKKETQIPREFSMRINSGKKVSKKEMSQVHLCINTKGISYLDEDRYKYSIISNILAGNMSSRLFQKIREDRGLAYSIYSYMSNFREGGLFTIYAGTTPKDYNEVIQIVLEEFEEIKKNSVTEKELERSKNQFLSSLTFGLENSRARMSRLANSYLTYGRIKTVEETIEEIEKISCEDIKEVANKVFSEEYYSYTILGDV, encoded by the coding sequence ATGATAATAGAAAAAAAATTAAAAAACGGAATTCCTGTTTTTTTTGATAAGATAGACGGGATACAATCGGTAACCATAGGAATCTTTGTAGGAACCGGATCAAAAGATGAAAAGGCCGGTGAATACGGTGTATCTCATCTTTTAGAACATATGATGTTCAAGGGAACCAGCAGAAGGACGGCTAAGGAACTATCGGAAGAGATAGATGATGTGGGCGGAAATATAAATGCATATACCGGAAAGGAAACCACAGCTTATTATATACAGCTGCTGTCTTCCAGGCTGGAAGTGGGGGTAGATATCTTATCGGATATGTTTTTAAATTCTACTTTTTCAGATGAAAACCTGGAAAAAGAAAAGAAGGTTGTGATTGAAGAGATAAATATGTATGAGGATATCCCAGAGGAAAAAGTGCATGATATAAATTCTACATTTGCTATCTCCGGAGACCAATCTAACATAGTTTTAGGGAGTATTGAAAGTGTAAACGGGATCAGCAGAGAGATCTTAGTGGATTATTTCAATAGGAGATATACACCGGAAAATATGGTAATATCTTTAGCTGGAAATATGGATATAGATAAAGTTATGGAGATGTTAGAGGATACCATGGGTAGTATAGAGAAAAAAGAAACTCAAATACCCAGGGAATTTTCCATGAGAATAAACTCCGGAAAAAAGGTTTCTAAAAAAGAGATGAGTCAGGTCCACCTATGTATAAACACTAAAGGAATTTCCTACTTAGATGAAGACAGGTATAAATATTCTATAATCTCTAATATATTAGCCGGAAATATGAGTTCCAGATTATTTCAAAAGATAAGGGAAGATCGTGGATTGGCTTACTCAATCTACAGTTATATGTCAAACTTCAGAGAAGGCGGGTTATTTACCATCTATGCCGGGACAACACCTAAAGACTATAATGAAGTAATTCAGATAGTTCTGGAGGAATTTGAGGAGATAAAGAAAAATAGTGTTACCGAAAAAGAGCTGGAGAGATCAAAGAACCAATTTTTAAGTTCATTGACCTTTGGTCTGGAAAACAGCAGGGCCAGGATGAGCAGGTTGGCCAACTCATACCTGACCTATGGAAGGATAAAAACGGTTGAGGAAACTATAGAAGAAATCGAGAAGATAAGCTGCGAGGATATAAAAGAGGTGGCGAATAAAGTTTTCTCTGAGGAATATTATTCATATACTATCTTAGGGGATGTATAA
- a CDS encoding LptF/LptG family permease: MKKIDRYIIVKFIKSVLLSLFAFIGIFVISQIFKVINYVTSGRMTTIEGARYMAALIPGILVQVSPLGALLGGLITINKMASSLEVIALKTSGISFRRIVLLPIIAAFIMAGGVFYISNSLQPKGLKVARELKRKNQIDEDRIPAEKNDVYLRGNGDYIYHFDYINRETNIAHGVEIVILTENFDAIKSIITAKSARYTAYGRWELDEANENKIEEKTVVYHNVYRNSELKDAPKLFLTPKYRKDELSLTELRKVAELLRKTGGESKEFEVEFHKRIAYPFACVVIGILGLSLGSRYVRGSSAINIALSIAFGYGYYIVQASFEAIAMGGILSPLIGAWMPNLIFTGIGMIAMNKAEY; encoded by the coding sequence ATGAAAAAAATAGACAGATATATAATAGTTAAATTTATAAAGTCAGTTCTATTATCCCTCTTTGCTTTTATAGGGATTTTTGTTATATCTCAGATCTTCAAAGTTATAAACTATGTTACCTCCGGGAGGATGACAACTATTGAAGGTGCCAGATATATGGCTGCATTGATTCCTGGGATACTGGTACAGGTATCCCCTCTGGGAGCACTATTAGGCGGATTAATAACAATAAATAAGATGGCCAGCAGTTTAGAGGTGATAGCTCTAAAAACTTCCGGGATCAGTTTTAGAAGGATAGTTCTCCTGCCTATAATTGCTGCATTTATCATGGCAGGAGGAGTTTTTTATATCAGTAATTCCTTACAGCCAAAAGGATTAAAGGTAGCTCGTGAGTTAAAAAGAAAAAACCAGATAGATGAAGATAGGATCCCAGCAGAAAAAAATGATGTATACCTTAGGGGAAATGGAGATTATATCTATCATTTTGACTATATAAATAGAGAGACAAATATAGCCCATGGAGTAGAAATTGTAATTTTAACGGAGAATTTTGATGCTATAAAATCTATAATCACGGCTAAGTCAGCAAGATATACTGCCTACGGCAGATGGGAGTTAGATGAAGCCAATGAAAATAAGATAGAGGAAAAAACAGTAGTCTATCATAATGTTTATAGAAACTCGGAATTAAAAGATGCTCCAAAATTATTTCTGACTCCTAAATACAGAAAAGATGAATTAAGTTTAACAGAATTGAGAAAGGTAGCTGAACTTCTCCGTAAAACTGGAGGAGAATCCAAGGAATTTGAAGTGGAATTCCATAAGAGGATAGCTTATCCATTTGCCTGTGTAGTCATAGGAATCTTAGGTCTGTCTCTTGGAAGCAGATATGTAAGAGGTTCATCGGCTATAAATATAGCCCTCAGTATTGCTTTTGGTTATGGTTATTATATTGTCCAGGCTAGTTTCGAAGCCATAGCTATGGGAGGAATCTTGTCTCCCCTTATTGGAGCATGGATGCCTAATCTTATCTTTACAGGTATAGGGATGATTGCAATGAATAAGGCAGAATATTAA
- a CDS encoding LptF/LptG family permease: MKIIDKYLFNQLKMPVLFGISLFTFIFLIELMVKMMESILVKRVPALDMLHLLTYYIPPILSQTIPMGFFLGVMITYNKLTSTSESVAMVSIGMSLNKILKVPFFMSVGIFFLTIFLQEKIIPESFVRAETLGVKIATETPSFQLTEKTFLENVGEYSIYIDTLDPKTNQAKDVVIFQKSEKDIYPNVMLADRTTWKDGAMTLEDATFYQLDEEGKEKLRGSFKSQVHPLTSFLSDFDVEIKEIDTMSAVMLLKNIKKIKENKSAAEEILPYRVELQKKLASPFSAVFLGILGVLFSLGHHRSGKSVSYGLSMAVIFIYITLFNVAVVLSSKGTINPVIAIWFPNLLLAGLTGIMYIKKARRG, translated from the coding sequence ATGAAAATAATAGATAAATATTTGTTTAATCAATTAAAAATGCCTGTTTTGTTTGGAATAAGTCTATTCACCTTTATATTTTTAATAGAATTGATGGTAAAGATGATGGAAAGTATCCTGGTTAAAAGGGTACCGGCACTGGATATGCTCCATCTGCTTACCTACTACATACCTCCGATATTGTCCCAGACGATCCCCATGGGATTTTTCCTTGGGGTAATGATAACCTATAATAAGCTGACTTCAACCAGTGAAAGTGTGGCTATGGTATCTATAGGAATGAGTCTGAATAAGATATTGAAAGTACCATTTTTTATGTCGGTGGGAATATTTTTTCTTACTATTTTTTTGCAGGAGAAAATAATACCTGAATCTTTTGTGAGAGCTGAGACCTTAGGGGTAAAAATTGCTACTGAAACACCGTCATTTCAATTGACAGAGAAGACGTTTTTAGAAAATGTAGGAGAATATAGTATCTATATAGATACGCTGGACCCCAAAACAAACCAGGCAAAGGATGTTGTTATTTTTCAAAAGAGTGAGAAAGACATCTATCCAAATGTCATGCTGGCAGACAGAACTACTTGGAAAGATGGTGCTATGACTTTAGAAGATGCGACCTTTTATCAATTGGACGAAGAGGGGAAGGAAAAGTTAAGGGGAAGTTTTAAGAGTCAGGTTCATCCGCTGACTTCATTTCTCTCTGATTTTGATGTAGAGATAAAGGAGATAGACACTATGTCTGCCGTGATGCTCCTAAAAAATATAAAAAAAATAAAGGAGAATAAGAGTGCTGCTGAAGAGATCTTACCCTATAGGGTAGAGCTGCAGAAAAAATTAGCTTCTCCGTTTTCGGCAGTATTTTTAGGAATCCTAGGGGTATTATTTTCTTTGGGCCACCATAGAAGCGGAAAAAGTGTCAGCTATGGACTGAGTATGGCAGTGATATTTATATATATAACCCTATTCAATGTAGCAGTAGTGTTATCCAGCAAGGGGACTATCAATCCGGTAATCGCTATATGGTTTCCTAACCTGCTTCTGGCAGGACTCACAGGAATTATGTATATTAAAAAGGCAAGGAGGGGATAG
- a CDS encoding CvpA family protein — MYIDIAAGIILVLGVLMGFKKGFFFEVLSFFILILNVVLAKKWTPYVYEYVSGTVNINENVLYFLTYLALLTGLYMASSVILSVLRKILPKMFMGLTDSILGGVLGGLKGGFIIFVLLIFFNLLSSMSSGMEGYSKDSRVNKFFLKNVTKLEGYYPEAVKEKLEELEFRKSVEKQIKEYMSK; from the coding sequence ATGTATATAGATATTGCAGCTGGAATTATATTAGTTTTGGGAGTGTTAATGGGTTTTAAAAAGGGTTTTTTCTTTGAGGTGCTGTCATTTTTCATCTTAATATTAAATGTAGTTTTGGCTAAAAAGTGGACACCCTATGTCTATGAATATGTTAGCGGCACCGTTAACATAAATGAAAATGTTTTATATTTTTTAACTTATTTAGCTCTTTTAACAGGACTCTATATGGCAAGTTCTGTTATTTTATCCGTTTTAAGAAAAATTCTTCCTAAGATGTTCATGGGATTGACAGACAGCATCTTGGGAGGAGTTTTAGGTGGGTTAAAGGGCGGGTTTATAATTTTCGTACTCCTAATATTTTTTAACTTACTGTCTAGTATGTCTTCAGGAATGGAAGGATATTCAAAAGACAGCAGGGTAAATAAATTCTTTCTAAAGAATGTCACAAAATTAGAGGGATACTACCCTGAAGCTGTAAAAGAAAAATTAGAGGAGCTTGAATTCAGAAAAAGTGTAGAAAAACAGATAAAAGAATATATGTCAAAATAA
- a CDS encoding class I SAM-dependent rRNA methyltransferase produces MARVMLKKDKEKKIQNFYPNVFKDEIKQIMGTVKTGDIVDVCSEDLTFIGRGYVVENTNALVRVLTTREETIDKKFILNRIKVAYDKRKYLNKETNCTRIFFSEADGIPGLIVDKFDKYLSVQFRNSGVEAFRQEIINALKKVAKPKGIYERSDVENRTHEGVEQKTGIIYGDIPDRVTMEDNGLKYTVDIIDGQKTGFFLDQRDSRKFIRPFLNSNTRFLDVFSSSGGFSVAALAEGCQKVVAVDKNPHALKLCLENYELNGFENKFEVVEGDAFSILKTLSNRGEKYDVITLDPPSLIKKKIDIKRGRDFFYKLCVDSFKMLETGGILGVITCAYHMSLEDVMEVTRMAASKNGLCLEVIGINYQPTDHPWVLHIPETLYLKALWVRVIER; encoded by the coding sequence ATGGCAAGAGTAATGTTAAAAAAAGATAAGGAAAAGAAGATACAAAATTTTTATCCAAATGTATTTAAAGATGAGATAAAGCAAATAATGGGAACAGTTAAAACTGGAGACATAGTAGATGTATGCAGCGAGGATCTTACATTTATTGGTCGTGGTTATGTTGTAGAAAATACCAATGCTTTGGTAAGAGTGTTGACAACCAGGGAAGAAACTATAGATAAGAAATTTATATTAAATAGAATAAAAGTTGCATACGATAAAAGAAAATATTTAAATAAAGAGACCAACTGTACCAGAATATTTTTCTCGGAAGCCGATGGAATACCGGGGCTGATTGTAGATAAATTTGATAAATATCTATCGGTGCAATTTAGAAATTCAGGTGTAGAGGCATTTCGTCAGGAGATTATAAATGCATTGAAAAAAGTAGCAAAACCAAAGGGAATCTATGAGAGAAGTGATGTAGAAAATAGAACCCACGAGGGAGTAGAACAGAAGACGGGAATAATATATGGTGATATACCGGATAGAGTAACTATGGAAGACAACGGCTTAAAGTATACGGTGGATATAATTGATGGTCAAAAAACCGGTTTTTTCCTGGATCAGAGAGATTCCAGAAAATTTATAAGACCATTTTTAAATTCAAACACCAGGTTTTTAGATGTGTTTTCATCTAGCGGCGGGTTCTCTGTGGCGGCACTTGCCGAAGGGTGTCAAAAAGTTGTAGCTGTAGACAAAAATCCCCATGCTCTGAAACTATGTCTGGAAAACTATGAACTAAATGGTTTTGAAAATAAATTTGAAGTTGTAGAGGGAGACGCCTTCTCTATTTTAAAAACGTTATCAAACAGGGGAGAAAAATATGATGTTATAACCTTAGACCCTCCTTCACTGATCAAGAAAAAAATAGATATAAAGAGGGGAAGAGATTTCTTCTATAAACTATGCGTAGACAGTTTTAAGATGCTGGAAACAGGTGGGATATTAGGAGTTATAACTTGTGCTTACCATATGAGTTTAGAGGATGTAATGGAAGTGACGAGGATGGCAGCTTCTAAAAATGGTTTATGTTTAGAGGTAATAGGGATAAATTATCAGCCTACAGATCATCCATGGGTACTGCATATACCGGAAACACTATATTTAAAAGCTCTTTGGGTAAGAGTAATTGAAAGATAG
- the secF gene encoding protein translocase subunit SecF, with translation MIVKIKIIENRKKFFTFSTILVVLALVSLMSKGLNYGLDFSGGNLIQVKFEKTMELKELNPILDEIALDIPQIDNNSRKVQISDGNEVIIRTPEMSEKVKNDFMKDLEEKGGKFDLLRSDKVGASIGEELKSTAIIALFVGLILIVGYITVRFEFKFALAAVIALFHDVIIAVGGIALLGYEVNTPFIAAVLTILGYSINDTIVVFDRIREVLKKKKAGSLGEAVDLSVNQTLTRSINTSFTTFLAILAILLFGGASLKVFITTLLIGVLIGTYSSIFLASPLIYLLDKNEKLEDIGHN, from the coding sequence ATAATAGTGAAAATAAAAATAATTGAAAATAGAAAAAAATTCTTTACGTTCTCAACTATATTAGTTGTATTAGCTTTAGTTTCATTGATGTCCAAAGGATTAAACTATGGTCTTGATTTTAGCGGAGGAAACCTTATTCAGGTTAAATTTGAAAAAACTATGGAATTGAAGGAATTAAATCCCATATTGGATGAGATTGCTTTGGATATCCCGCAGATCGACAACAACAGCAGGAAAGTACAGATCTCGGATGGGAATGAAGTTATCATAAGAACACCTGAGATGAGTGAAAAGGTAAAAAATGACTTTATGAAGGACTTGGAAGAGAAAGGCGGGAAGTTTGACCTGCTTAGATCCGATAAGGTAGGAGCTTCTATAGGGGAGGAATTAAAAAGCACAGCAATAATAGCATTATTTGTTGGATTGATCTTAATAGTCGGGTACATTACCGTTAGATTTGAGTTTAAATTTGCACTGGCAGCAGTAATAGCTCTTTTCCATGACGTTATAATAGCTGTAGGAGGAATTGCACTGTTGGGATACGAGGTAAATACACCGTTTATAGCAGCAGTTTTAACGATCTTAGGATATTCTATAAATGATACAATAGTAGTATTTGACAGAATCAGAGAAGTACTGAAAAAGAAGAAGGCGGGTTCACTGGGAGAAGCTGTAGATCTAAGTGTCAACCAAACTTTAACCAGATCGATCAATACTTCATTTACAACATTTCTGGCTATCCTAGCTATATTATTATTTGGTGGAGCTAGTTTAAAGGTGTTTATTACAACGCTATTGATAGGAGTATTAATAGGAACTTATTCATCTATCTTCTTGGCCAGCCCCCTTATCTATCTATTGGATAAAAATGAGAAACTAGAGGATATCGGACATAACTAA
- the secD gene encoding protein translocase subunit SecD: MRKGYMYRIIFVAIVVLSAAWFTMTKPVKLGLDLKGGVYVLLEAKPEEGQRLDNEAMGRLIEVLNRRVNGLGVSESSVQKVGDKRVMVELPGITDTEQAIAMIGKTALMEFKIQNADGTLGKTLLTGKALKSAAVSYDNLGRPQISFVMNLEGAAKFAEITRNNIGKQLAITMDGVVQTAPRINSEIAGGQGVITGNYTVEEAKNTASLLNAGALPVKAEILETRSVGATLGDESIAQSKTAGMIAIGLIAVFMMVFYRLPGVVANLALICFGLITFATLNFFGATLTLPGIAGIILSVGMAVDANVIIFERIKEELRFGNTVMASIEAGFKKAFSTIMDSNITTLIITTILFTLGTGPVKGFAVTLTIGVLASMFTAITITKVLLRGFTMLFKIDKPILFGVRGK, encoded by the coding sequence ATGAGAAAAGGATATATGTACAGAATAATATTTGTGGCAATAGTTGTACTGAGTGCTGCATGGTTTACAATGACTAAACCAGTAAAATTAGGATTGGATCTAAAGGGCGGAGTATATGTGCTGCTCGAGGCAAAACCGGAAGAGGGACAAAGGTTAGACAATGAAGCTATGGGAAGACTTATTGAAGTGTTGAATAGAAGGGTAAACGGCTTGGGAGTATCTGAATCTTCTGTACAAAAAGTAGGAGATAAGAGGGTAATGGTTGAATTACCTGGGATAACCGATACAGAACAAGCAATAGCTATGATCGGAAAAACTGCGCTTATGGAATTTAAGATACAAAATGCAGATGGGACATTGGGAAAAACTTTATTAACTGGTAAGGCATTAAAATCAGCAGCTGTATCTTACGACAACCTGGGGAGACCTCAAATTTCATTTGTAATGAACCTGGAGGGAGCAGCAAAATTTGCTGAAATAACTAGAAATAATATAGGTAAACAGCTTGCCATCACAATGGATGGAGTGGTACAGACTGCTCCTAGAATCAACAGTGAGATAGCTGGTGGACAAGGAGTTATTACAGGTAACTACACGGTAGAGGAAGCTAAAAATACTGCATCACTATTAAATGCAGGGGCTTTACCGGTAAAGGCTGAGATCTTGGAAACCAGATCGGTAGGAGCAACATTGGGAGATGAATCTATAGCTCAATCAAAAACAGCTGGAATGATAGCTATAGGACTAATCGCCGTATTTATGATGGTTTTCTACAGATTACCAGGAGTGGTAGCCAACCTGGCATTAATTTGTTTTGGTCTGATCACCTTTGCTACACTTAATTTCTTTGGTGCTACCCTTACATTACCAGGGATTGCAGGAATCATTCTTTCAGTGGGAATGGCAGTAGATGCCAATGTAATTATATTTGAGAGGATAAAGGAAGAGTTGAGGTTTGGAAATACAGTTATGGCTTCTATAGAGGCAGGATTCAAAAAGGCATTCAGTACAATAATGGACTCAAATATCACAACCCTTATAATAACAACTATCTTATTTACTTTAGGAACTGGACCGGTAAAGGGATTTGCAGTAACACTGACTATAGGTGTACTTGCATCGATGTTTACAGCTATCACAATAACTAAGGTATTACTTAGAGGATTTACAATGTTATTTAAAATAGATAAGCCAATCTTATTTGGTGTTAGGGGGAAATAA
- the ruvX gene encoding Holliday junction resolvase RuvX: MFKRYLSLDVGDVRIGVAKSDIMGMIATPLEVIDRRKTKAVMRVKELCEEHNTKSIVIGIPKSLDGTEKRQAEKVREFMEKLNKKIDGLEFIEIDERLSTVSADKMLQNNGVKGAINKRKTVDQVAAAIILQTYLDMKR, from the coding sequence ATGTTTAAAAGATATTTGTCTCTGGATGTAGGAGATGTAAGGATAGGAGTGGCTAAATCCGATATAATGGGTATGATAGCAACCCCTTTAGAAGTAATAGACAGGAGGAAAACCAAGGCTGTAATGAGGGTAAAAGAGCTCTGTGAAGAGCATAATACCAAGAGTATAGTTATTGGTATTCCAAAGAGTCTGGATGGAACAGAAAAACGTCAGGCTGAAAAAGTAAGGGAATTCATGGAAAAATTGAACAAAAAGATAGACGGGTTGGAGTTTATAGAGATCGATGAAAGGTTATCAACGGTGTCAGCGGATAAGATGCTGCAGAATAATGGTGTAAAGGGTGCCATAAATAAAAGGAAGACGGTGGATCAGGTAGCTGCAGCAATTATTCTGCAAACGTATCTGGATATGAAAAGATAG
- the alaS gene encoding alanine--tRNA ligase, whose protein sequence is MNNLTGNEIRRKFIEFFEGKQHKHYESASLIPDDPTLLLTVAGMVPFKPYFLGQKEAPTPRVVTHQKCIRTNDLENVGRTARHHTFFEMLGNFSFGDYFKEEAIAWSWEFITEVLKLDPEKLWISVFTTDDEAEEIWNKKIGVPMERLVRLGEDDNWWSAGPVGSCGPCSEIHVDLGVEYGGDENSKLGDEGTDDRFIEIWNLVFTEYNRMEDGSLEPLPKKNIDTGAGLERVAAMVQKKANNFETDLIFPIIEKAGELTNSEYTFGKDDKIDFSLKVIADHIRAITFMISDGILPSNEGRGYVLRRILRRAVRHGRLLGNKENFLYKLVDTVIELMGEAYPELVKNKDHVVKMVRIEEEKFSATLDQGMIIALDEIKKAKSENKTELDAGVVFKLYDTFGFPYELTEEICEEEGVTISHDDYLAKMEEQRERARSSREVVKEAGQDSFIEEFFDKHGKTDFVGYEVFETKAKILHVKDNNEGNYTIIFDKTPFYAESGGQSTDTGKIIGEEIFGAVTSVRKQKDIFIHTVKMAEGGNKLKKGLELELSINKHRRVEIKRNHTATHILHKALKEVLGDHVQQAGSLVSQDRLRFDFTHYEAATRDQIKEVEKIVNEQIFRNVPLSIEELTMDEAKEKGATMLFGDKYGSKVRVVEIPGFSMELCGGTHVERTGEIGLFNILTETGIAAGVRRIEATTGFTSYKIVNEMEDGIFELAKILKSEPYHGNLIAKANKVVEDLKAANKEVEALKSKLAGYEAHSLFDNVEEINGVKVLVSAFKDKEAGGLREIVDKAKDKLGSCVVILGTDNGKAVFAVGVTKDLMGKVKAGDLVREIAKIADGNGGGRPDFAQAGGKNGNKVPEALKVARTILGEKL, encoded by the coding sequence ATGAATAATTTAACGGGTAACGAAATCAGAAGAAAATTTATAGAATTTTTTGAAGGAAAACAGCATAAACACTACGAAAGTGCATCATTGATACCGGATGATCCGACACTACTATTGACAGTAGCAGGAATGGTACCTTTTAAACCTTATTTTTTAGGACAAAAAGAAGCTCCTACACCGAGAGTGGTTACTCACCAAAAGTGTATCAGAACTAACGACCTTGAAAATGTAGGGAGAACAGCCAGGCATCATACCTTCTTTGAGATGTTAGGAAACTTCTCATTTGGAGATTATTTCAAAGAAGAGGCTATAGCCTGGTCTTGGGAATTTATCACAGAGGTATTGAAATTAGATCCAGAAAAATTATGGATATCTGTATTTACAACAGATGATGAAGCTGAGGAAATCTGGAATAAAAAAATTGGCGTACCAATGGAAAGACTGGTAAGATTAGGAGAAGATGATAACTGGTGGTCAGCAGGTCCTGTGGGATCGTGCGGACCTTGTAGTGAGATCCATGTAGACCTGGGAGTAGAGTATGGAGGAGACGAAAACTCGAAATTAGGAGATGAAGGGACAGACGACAGATTTATCGAAATATGGAATCTGGTATTTACTGAATATAACAGGATGGAAGATGGGTCGTTGGAGCCGTTACCAAAGAAAAACATCGATACAGGAGCAGGTCTTGAGAGGGTAGCTGCAATGGTGCAGAAAAAAGCCAATAACTTTGAAACTGATCTGATTTTTCCTATCATTGAAAAAGCTGGAGAACTGACAAATTCTGAATACACATTTGGAAAAGATGATAAGATCGATTTCTCATTAAAGGTGATCGCAGACCATATAAGAGCCATTACATTTATGATAAGTGACGGAATCTTGCCTTCTAACGAGGGAAGGGGATATGTTCTTAGAAGGATCTTGAGACGTGCAGTAAGACATGGAAGGTTACTGGGAAATAAGGAAAATTTCCTGTATAAATTAGTGGATACAGTAATAGAGTTAATGGGAGAAGCTTACCCGGAACTGGTAAAAAATAAAGATCATGTTGTGAAAATGGTAAGAATTGAGGAAGAGAAATTCTCAGCTACCCTGGATCAGGGGATGATCATTGCATTGGACGAGATCAAAAAAGCTAAATCGGAAAATAAGACAGAATTAGACGCCGGTGTAGTATTTAAACTATACGACACTTTTGGATTCCCATATGAACTTACAGAGGAGATCTGTGAGGAAGAGGGAGTAACTATTTCCCATGATGATTACCTTGCGAAGATGGAGGAGCAGAGAGAGAGAGCCAGGTCGTCTAGAGAAGTGGTTAAAGAAGCCGGGCAGGATTCATTTATAGAAGAGTTTTTTGATAAACATGGAAAAACTGATTTCGTTGGTTATGAAGTATTTGAAACAAAAGCTAAAATATTACACGTAAAAGATAACAATGAAGGAAACTACACAATAATTTTCGATAAGACTCCATTTTATGCTGAGTCAGGCGGGCAATCTACCGATACCGGTAAAATAATCGGAGAAGAGATCTTTGGAGCAGTTACAAGTGTAAGAAAACAAAAAGATATATTTATCCATACTGTGAAGATGGCAGAGGGCGGAAATAAGTTGAAAAAAGGTTTAGAGTTAGAGTTATCTATCAATAAACACAGAAGAGTAGAGATTAAGAGAAACCATACTGCGACACATATATTGCATAAAGCTTTAAAAGAAGTTCTTGGAGATCATGTACAACAGGCAGGATCATTGGTATCACAGGATAGATTAAGATTTGATTTTACTCACTATGAAGCTGCAACAAGAGACCAAATAAAAGAAGTGGAAAAAATCGTAAATGAGCAGATATTCAGAAATGTTCCTTTAAGTATTGAAGAACTTACTATGGATGAGGCTAAAGAAAAAGGTGCAACAATGTTATTTGGAGACAAATACGGAAGTAAGGTAAGAGTTGTGGAAATACCGGGATTCTCTATGGAGTTATGTGGCGGAACTCATGTAGAGAGAACAGGAGAAATCGGGTTATTTAATATCTTAACTGAAACTGGAATTGCTGCCGGAGTAAGAAGGATAGAGGCAACAACAGGGTTTACTTCATATAAGATAGTAAATGAAATGGAAGATGGTATATTTGAACTGGCGAAGATATTAAAATCAGAACCTTATCACGGGAATTTAATTGCTAAAGCAAATAAGGTAGTAGAGGATTTAAAGGCCGCTAATAAAGAGGTTGAAGCACTTAAATCTAAATTAGCTGGATATGAAGCTCATTCACTCTTTGATAATGTAGAGGAGATAAATGGTGTAAAAGTGTTGGTTTCTGCATTTAAAGATAAAGAAGCAGGCGGATTACGTGAGATTGTAGACAAAGCTAAGGATAAATTAGGCAGCTGTGTAGTTATCTTAGGAACAGATAACGGGAAAGCTGTATTTGCCGTAGGAGTAACCAAAGATCTTATGGGGAAGGTAAAAGCCGGAGACCTGGTTCGTGAAATCGCTAAAATTGCCGATGGAAATGGCGGGGGAAGACCGGATTTCGCCCAGGCAGGCGGGAAAAACGGAAATAAAGTTCCTGAAGCTTTAAAAGTGGCAAGAACTATATTAGGAGAAAAATTATAA